CTGCCGGGCCACACcttgtatcttaccacctttgtgtgatgctgagttcttgcagatgtagatgtagcctggctgttgtacagtatccactggtctctcttttaggaatagttgcgtttgttgtattttcaaaaatatatatgttttggggaggagatttctgctgaactactcacgccaccatgttggctcctccCCCTtacattgttgttgttttaaaccagTCTGGTAATATGTCTCCCTATGTGGGCTATTTAGTCTGGAACTTCTCATGTAAATATAGATATAATTTGGCTTATACATACCATATCACTGTACATTTATTTTTGCCTGATCCAAGttcttttccctccctttttctttgaaattattaATAGTTTTAAGCATTATCTAATTTAGCTAGATAGCTAAATACCCTTTTCCCATTCTTGTGTTGTTAACCATTAAGATTACAAAGCACGTTTGCAGTCTAATGTAAACCAGCATTTTTAAGGTTCCTCTGACAATGGCAGAAGTTTGGAACAACTGGATTGCTCTAACGCCCTCCCAACTCACTGTCACGCATTTCAGTTCTCTCTACATTTTAGCCAACAGAAGAAATGAGTACCATCGTGCTGTAATAGCCAGTACTCACTTAGCTTTGCATACATATTCACAAATGCCATTAGTTTTTCTTTCCTGCACCCACTTGCATCCCTCTGGGATCATACTTCTTTCTCCTATAAAGTAACCTTTGGTATTTCTTTTGTTTGAGGTCTCCTGGTCACAGATTTTCCCAGTCTTTGCTATGTTAACATCAATATGAAATGTCGGTCTTTTCTTTAGGGATGTTTTTCCTCAAAGCGTACGTTTGCTACTAGAATTGTTATGCTGAATTGCTATCTTGTTAATTTGGAACTTCTCAGCCAAGAGCTCTGCAAATACTGCTTCTCCCCTATTCCCTGTCCTTCTCTCCAAGACTCAAAGATGGGTAAGATGTGTTTGCTACCTCTTCTCTAATTCTCTCCTCACTGTGTTTTGATATTCTCCATTTTATGTGTCTCCAGGCTTCATGCTGGGTATTTTTAACCTATTtatcttccatttctctaattCTTCCTTCACGCAGGAGATCACCTTTGACCCTTGTCCCATAACACCAAATTTCCAGGGTAGATTTTAATACCACCCTAGAGCAGAGGAAGGAATGAGTGTTAGAGATGATAAGCAATTTGCCCCACGTCACCTAGCCTGAAAAGGACTAACATCACAGATTAAACCCTAAACCCAAACCCTGTCCTCTCtgctaattttcttctcttctgcaaATATGCCCCACCTCTCACCTCCCATGGAGAATCGTAGTGAAGTATTTCAGTCTTCTTATCACTTCCCTTAGAGTATGAAAGTCAGTGGTATTTCTTCAACAGCCATGGtacatccccaggacttcttCTGATATAGGGATCATTGCTGACTTGTTCTCAATTTCAGGACACAACAGCAAAGGCAACCCCTCACAGAGAAGAGCAAGATGTTGGGGTATTTACTGGAGAAGATGTAACAACTTGTCCGAACACGTCGTTTTTGGCATTCACCCTCCATCCCACCAGCAGCAAGATGGAGATGCAGCAACAGCTGACGCTCACGTGGACACACCTGAGTAAGATACTAAGTGACCAGTCAGTGTGGCTGAAATGGACCAGCCAGTGGAATACACAACCCTGTGGTGAAACGTATCATTCTTCTCTCCAGCCTCCAAGAGTGTCACGACAGGATCAGGTGTAAGGTCGAACAAACTTTATTGTAGCCCTTGTGTCAGTGAGGCGAGCATGTATAGAAAACTTTCTGTGCACATAAGGACTGCTTGCTTCTCTCTGCTTTCCCCACAGTGCTCCCTGTGCCATCCCACCCTGTCATTAGAGAGGCAATTTTCAGAAGCAGGACCAAACCCTCGTTAAAGTGTAGAGAGAGCGAAAGCCTGCAGAGAGAAGAATGGAGGGGAAAAGTCAGTATGAGGCCTCAGGGAACTGGTTCAAGATCGAGGTGAGTGTCCTGGCAAAATGGACTTAAGCTGCAGAAGCCAAACAGAGGGAGTTGTGTTGGACTCGTGTTGAGATTTTAGGTGCTTTTCCAGGGCAGAGGAGTCGGACATTTGCCTTTATAATTAATTCCTGGGAGTTAGCATCCTAGGTCATGAAATGGCCTGTGCAGAGAAGCAATGTAAGGGGAGCAGACTGACTGCAGAGATAATGCGAGGGGATATATAAATGCAAAGGAGGCAACCACTGCCAAGGAGATGGAGCAAGTCTGCACTGGAAGGCTCATTTTGGCTTTAGTTTAGCGTGGGAGGAGGTTGAGTCTGCGGGGTCCTTGTCAGAGGGTCAGAGGGCCAGGCCAGGTGTGCCTTAGGTAGGGTCTCTCAGAACTCTGTAAAAGGAAGTTTAACACATTAAACACATTAAGGAAAAGTATCTGAAGAAAAGTATCTGAATGTAAAGAAAGGGCATTTAGGAAATCCATGTCTGGTACACAGTTATCAGTGATGGGTACTGTCCTACCTTAAGATATACTTTTAAAGCctgaaaaaaaatctggaaggaaGACACAGTGGGTTTTGTTTTAACCTGAGATTTCATTATATTAATCTCTTCTCCCATCTTTCCTCTGGCTCCCAGATTCCATTAGGCATAAAATACGATGAGAAGTGGCTGCTGAAACTGATTCAGAAGCAGTGCAGAGCCCCTTCACTCTAGTCGAGGTAAGAGAAAACAGTGGGGTGGATGAAAGGAAACAGGGCGGAAGAGCAATGGCTCTGGTCTCATACTGTTTCTCTTGCCACTGTCCCTACAGTTTGACTGTGTGAAGATGCAGGCCCAGTTCTTTGTTGAGAACGCCAGCATTGCCTTCTCACTGAAAATGCCAATGGCAAGATTTGGGCTGATGATAATGAAAGGGTGTGTAAAGGGCACGACTGGGGTCAGCTGGGGATAAGAGGCCAAGAAACGGGCGAGGTCCTGCTTGATCCCAAGGCTCAAGTTCCTGGTGCTTACCCAGCCCTTCTGTGTTCACCACAGATAAATATCTTTGTGAAGCCCCGGGAGGCCCCCACTCTCTGCAGAAGGAGCTGAAGACAGAAAAGGTGGGGCACATCAAGGTAACACAGACTCAAGACAAGGCGTGCATCCACAACCCAAACCACCTCTTCTTCCCCCACTTACTGCTCCCCTTCACCACCTCAGACTCGGAATTACTGAACCCCATCTCTAACCCCACAGCTGACCACGGACAAGCAATATGGTGCCTTGCCACAATCTCTCAGTGCCCAAAGACTCCTCTTTGACTCTGGTGTGGCTGTGGCAGTAATGCTAGGTCAGATGAGGGCACAGGGGTCAGCCTAGGAAGACACTTCAGGATAGTAACATGGGGATGGCTGTGTGCCAGAGCTGTCTGAGCTGGACCCTTCTCAGCCTCCTgattttctcctcttggcttcttGGAGACTTGATGACCTGTGATACTGAAATGGCACCAAATCCTAGAAACTGCATGACTGTCTCCCTGCCGATCCACGAAGAGAACATGGCCATGGTGAAGACTTTATTCCAGTGCCATGGTTGATGATGAGGGGGGCAGAGATTAGGTAGAAGAGGCAGAGGGGTCTCAAATGTCCCCTTTTGGGGTCCTCACTCTAACcgtcccctcaccccagcttttTCCTTTGAAACTGAGCAATAAGAAACCCCAACAGCTGAATGTCCTGTCTAACACTATGCTGAAAACCTCCAGCATCAAGAACTTGAACCTCTCCAGCAATGAGGTGAGGTTCAGCATCCAGATGTTTCTTTGAAGGGAAGGTGGGATGGCTCATGGGGTGGTGACAAGAGGCAGGGAAGTGGATTTGTTGGCAGCAGAAGGGACTGGGGTGTAGGGTCATTCTGGCCATGGTTCTCTGCTCCATGCATTTCCTGCCCACAATTACAGGTGAAGTCTGCAGGGCTGTTGAACAAGGGCAAAGGGCTGGAGCCAGAAGAGATGAGGGATGACTCAAAACCACTGTGCACCACCGTCCCAGGTAAGTCAACCAACATAAGGTCGATTGTATCCTCTGTCACCCCTGGGAGCCTGATCGACACCTGATGGTGCCTGTTTGCAGGAGGCAGCAGTCCTCATCCTCTGGGAGGTCCTCAGGCCCTACactcccctccctgtgcccctcaccTGTGCTTAGAGCTCTCCTTGCCTTCCTCTGATTTGCTCACCTGCTCTCCTGGGCTGGAGTCTGTTTCCTTACTCTCGGCACCCAGCCTTCTGGAGCATGTCCATTCAGAAGTGTGCTCCAGGAATCAGGGCTCCCCCTGTGTGCCAGGATCAGGAGCGACCAGCCTTGCCCCCGATGCTGGTGCCCTGGGCTGAGAAGTGCCCTCCAGCCCAGGGCCTCATGCAGAGACAGGCCATCCCGACTCTGAGCTGATGTGGGgcttccctcccctgccctgagaGGGGCCCCTCTTTCTCATGCTCTAAAAGGGTCCCCACTCTAATCCCAGGATAACCTGGGGGTTTCCTGCACCACATGGAGTTGGAGCCTGAGGCTTTATCCTTCTGGACAGGGTCTCCTCACCCTGTGGCTGCCTCTGGGGCCATTCATGGGGGTTCCCTGGTCTGGCAGAATGCTGGACCCCCAGTGAGGTGGCAGACCCCTGGACTCCCACCCTATCAACGCTCCTCTCTTGGGCCTTCACGGGGAACctgaaaagaaggaagggaggcagggatggGGAGGCAGGCTGGACCCTATGTACAGATGCAGCTTCTTGTGGCACTGGAGGTGGGTCCCAGGGCCATCGAGGTGGGAGCTGCCTAGGAGGATGGAGAAGGTAGAggctgagggaggagggaggcagggaggaaggaaggcagcACTCACCCTCTGCATCAGTGCACAGGGTTGTGCCCAGGGCCCTGGAAGACTGGGGCACTTGTGTGTAGGTTGGGAGGCACTGGGTTGTGCACCTGTGCTAAGGGTGCTTGCTCCCATGCGCACAACTGTTCTGCAGTTTCACTCACTCTTCGGTTTTGTCTTGACTGGCAGCTCCATCCTGCAGTTGTTCCCCAGGTTACTCCTCCTGGTAAGTGTACTCTATGATCACTCTGCCCTCTAAGGGGCACTGACACCGCCCACAGCCTCCTCTGAACCCTTTTGGTCTCGCCCAAGTTTTGTGTTTGAACCTGACTCTTAAACCTCCTGGAAGGGAGGAGGATGGTAACCGACCAATGTGGGAATCTGACAAAGGCTCTGGATCCTTCCCAACTATGTTCCCCAAAGCCTTTAGGGGTCTCATAAGGATGACCCCAAATGCAGTCTTGCCCACAGAATTTCCAGGAACCTTTCTCACCCGACCTGACCTTCACCCTCTCCTGGGTCCATCCTTCTCCTGATCATCCAGCACTGCCCCCTGGTCTGCAAAGCTGACTGCTTCTTCCTTACCCCAGGATGGCCAGGACTCACGGCCACCAACCATCCCTGGTATTGAAGCCCGCAAGATGTTACCAAGGTGCATGGTGAGGAGGGGGGGTCATGCAGGTTTTAGGCAGTGCCTGAGGAGGGGATCCAGCTGTAGTTCTGGGGACCATTTGATTCCAGGGAAGTGTCTTTATATCCGATGCACTGGAGAGTCTAGTCCTGCCATTCCTGCAGCAGTAAGTACCCCTGGGACCAGGAGGCTGCAGTGGGCAGGGACGGGAGGGGTTTCCTAAGCTCAGGGTTGCTCACTGCACCCTTGAAATCCTATGTGGGGTCCAGGCACAGTCTGGACTGTCTTTTTTGCTCCCCCAAAGTTATTACATGATCTATGACTGCGGAGACTGACAAGGTCTCCTGGGTGCTTACCACATCGAGGCCTGCTTCTCCCTGACCTCTGGGGTGACATTCTGGCccttcagctctgaggccccagcCCTGTGAGTACTGCAGCTCAGACTCTGCTCTGAGGCCAGCTCCTGGGAACACCCACCTGGCCAGAGCATCaaccctcttcctcttttttctccGAGAAGCGGCTTGTGCGAGTATGCCAAGGACAGCAGGAATATAAAGGAGCTCAAGGATCCCTGTGCATGTGTGGTGGGCAAGACTGCCAGAGCTAGGGGGTGGGACAGGCCAGTCATGGTCCCAGTGTGAGGCCGCCCCAGCCTTGGCTAGCTTCTCCTCCCCCACAGATCTGAGGTTTAAGCCACTGAAACACACATAGCATGACATCCTGTGCTCCCTGTGCATATTGTCAGGAAGTCAACATGACCTCAGCTCCTTCATGGTGGACACGTGGCTCCATATGGGAAGTGCCTGTCCCTTCCCTGGGGCTGGCCCAGGGAGCCTCATGTGGGTGGGAGGTTTGGGTGGTGCTGAGCGCCTGGGCACTTTGCTTTCAGGAGACCATGCTCTGCTTCTCTGTCAATGGGGTCTTCAAGGTAGGTGATCCTGTGCAGGGGCCCCTCTGCAGATGCCCCATGCTCCCTCCACTAGCCAGGCTCTCTCCCAGAGCTCTCCCAGCTTCCCTGTCCCCTTACCTGTCCTTCCTATTCCCGCTGTTGTTCTCTACCTCCAATCTTCCCCCAACCATCCAGGTCTGACCTGCATCCATGGCTGTCAGGCCCCCACAGCTTGAGCACCAGCAACACAGGCCATGCGACTTTGCTGGCTCTCATCCTAGGTCTTCACCCTGTGACTTCGGGCCAAGTACATAACCTCCTAGTTTCCTCGTTTGCACACCGGGGCTAACTGTACCCACCTCTTTGGCAGCtgtgaaaaatgaattaaatgggCTTGTGAAATTGTTGTCACAGGGCGTGGCACACTGTAGGGGTCCTAGTTGCTCCCCCCTTTCTTGATGCCCTGACTCTCAGAGAACATTTATCCCCTTCAGTGGGAATACCAAGTCCAACCCTGACTGGGGGGAACTCTGTAGGAGCATGGGAAGCGTGTGGGTCTCTATGGGGTTTTGTTGTTTACTGTCTTTAAAGTGGAAGGAATGTTTCAGGACTCAAATCCAGGTCAGTCTGAGTCGAAAGCCCAGGCACTGCCTTTTGCCATCTTCTCTCTAAGACTCGGATGATAGCATGGGCCCCTGAAACGTGGATACCCATGCAGTCTAACGTGAGCCTTCCTTTTCAGTAAGCCCTTCAATAGCTTGATCTTTCTTGAAAGCCTTTATGATCAGCTCAAAGGGTAAAAGCAAAAGCCTCAAGTGGGCCTTCCAGCAAAAGCATATAACTAAACTGATTTTCTTGGGCAATACTGGAGAAGTGCTCTCAAGCAGCAGTTACCAAGCTCACCACTTCCCGTGCTCAATTCTACACTGCAATAGCTGTCTCAAGCATGTGCAAAACCGTTCCATGTTCCATAATTGTGTCCAGTTTGCCATGCTGCAAATTGGTGGGGTAAAGGATAAGAAGCAGAGAGGGGGAGAAGACATCATGCTGGGATAGCCATTACTTGGTGACCCGCATTCAGCTCTCTACACCATTAACATTGCTGCATAAACCCGAATGCTGTCCTCACACGTAGAATATGTAGTTATGGATCCGAGGAGTTGGTGATCCCGTCAATCAGTGTCCTAGCTGCTAATTAGTTACCACACAGTTACGTCAGTATCCTTTCCTCACTCTTTATAGATGTTTCCTCACCATTTGGTATTACTGGGGAGAACAAAATATTCAGTGCCACAGCAAAGCTGGGGGCTTTGTTGTAGTTATTATTCCTGAAAGTAACAAACAGGTCCTTGAACACTGGCAGTCTATGGGGCACCTCTAACCAGAAGATCGAATGAACCAGAACTGACTCTACCTCTAACCTTGCCAGCTGATTGCACAGCCTTTCCTCACCACCCTTATAACGGACACCCCTTTGTCAGTCGGTGTTGCTTAAACCAGGCATCGCTAAAGTACTGAGAGTCCCCACTGACTGAACAGCACCTATGCCACGCACTGTGCCAAGCACTTCATGGGAGGAACTCGGTTACTCTTCATGCCATGCCTGGGAAGTAAATAGTGTCATTTCactttttatggatgaagaaactgaaccaCAAAAGAGCATCATGTGCCCAAGATCATACAGATAGGAAGATTGGGAGCCAACAATCAAATACGCTTTGACTAATTTGTGAGACTAGGGTCGAGGTACTCCTACCACTTGCCACTCAGTTTCCAGGCGCTCATCAAAAAGCAGCACAGTTGGGGACCTTCAACTGCTCTCCCTCACTACTTTGAATGAGGACATTCAATTGAGAGATCTCAGGGAGCCTCCCCATATCCTCCGTACCAGGATGAAGTCCCCTGGCATTTCTTCAGGAAAATGATGTCTTTGTTAACATCCAAACTCTCAACCATGGAAGGTGTGTTATTTTCCTCTCCttgcgagttaagttaggctgcCACAGTTTCATAGATTCTGGAGAACACAAGAGACTTCTGGGTCAGAGAGGAAGGAATGTGCTACCCACAGAGCAGCTTGATGTTTGTGCTGTTGACCTTGCTTTCTTCTCCCCCAGTTCCCACACAGGTGCAATGCTGTCAAAAATAAATGCAGTATAAGCTTCaccaaaataaaagtgaaaacctCTTAAACTTAAAATAATCAGGTGAGTTTAATTTTAGTGACTTTTAACACAAAAGTGAACAAAAATGACAATTTCAACATGGAAACCAAGACATTGTTAGTTTTTACATTTCTTAGGAAGCCTTTGAAGTGCAGTGTGGACTTTCAACAAGTAAGCAATATGGACAAATTACTGATTGTCCATTCTCTTTTTCTGACAAAGTCTTTGAAATGCCATCTGTTACCATTTCAACAAAGAAACAGTACACGCAATTCACTTACTAGCGCTTTTAACAGGTTTGTCTAAGTCCAATGCTGTGTATTGTTACCaaacatagatgaaaaatgtcaactatttttcttcattgtttttacATTCTTTTCTCTCAGTCTTTGAAATATGATTTGTTATTGCCTGTGTAAGCAACAAGAGAGAATACCtctgaattattttttactgagcCTTTGAAATGCATGTTTTGTCATTTCAACATCGAAACAATATAAGTATTCCATCAATTACCTTTCCATTCTTCTGTCTTAACAAGTCTGTTCTCATTTCAAGAAGAGAACAGTATGCACCAACTActaattatatttctttctgtttatttatgaAGTCATTAAAGTTCAGCgttattatttcaacatgtaagcAAGAAGATCAagcaattttacattttttcctcaATTTCTTAGAAACACAGCATTTTATCATTCTGACATGTGAACATAAACAGATCATTCATTAGTCATTTTCACTCTTTTCATACTAAATCTTTGAAATGCAGGGCTACTATTTCAACAGGTAAATATAAacaatttacattattttttccctGTCTCTGACATGCAGTGTGTTATGTatgcaatatatataatatgcaatAGTATGTAAGCAATATAAATAAACTATCAGTTATTCTACATCCTGTTTCTTACCAACTGTTGGATGAGTGGTGTGTATTTAACACCTCAGTACATCACATTTTGGAGTAACCAGATTTCTAGCACTCAGTGGCCACGTGTGGTTAGTGTGTACCATCGAGAGCAGTGAAAACCTAGTAGAAGATCACAGGAAGCAAACATATGAAATATCATATGCCATGAAGGAATATTCATGCACATGGCATATTGAGACCAACAGCAAATAAAAACCTACTTAACTGGGGAAGTAAGAGAAAACCTAGCTGAGGAGGTAACATATAAGCCATAACCTGATGGTTGAGCAGCTATATGTAAGGGAAAAAGTGAATAAAAATCTGGGCTATGGAGGCGTAATTTTCCTAAGTGCCCTAAGAAAGAGTGGAGAAGTGGAGAAAACATAGGAGCAGCTGTTACACTGAGCTGTTTGAGATCAGGGACTTGATCTTTCTTATCACCTGGAACAGTACCTAAAGCACAATAGACACGGGGTGAGTGCATGTGAAGTAAAAATAATTGAGCCAGGGGTCTGAGACCTGCAGAGGCAGCTAGCAGCATGAAGAAGACACCAGTAGGCAGTGGGGgtagtttgtttcttttccctTGCATAGGGTTTCTCATAAGCAACCTAAGGCAATCATACATACAAGAATTATTCAGGGCCCTCGAGGGTGAAATTAGTGGCTTCAACAACTACCGCATCCAGGGAGAGTTTCAGTTTCTGGGACTCGTGCCAAGGGCCTATAACACGATAAATGGACCAACCCGTGTGCACTGGGAAGTGATAGTACATGACTGGGATAGCTCCCATCATGTAACCAACACTGTACTTAGTAAGCAGAAGAGGATATAGAGGGCAATAGGCAACAGATACACAGGA
This DNA window, taken from Manis pentadactyla isolate mManPen7 chromosome X, mManPen7.hap1, whole genome shotgun sequence, encodes the following:
- the NXF3 gene encoding LOW QUALITY PROTEIN: nuclear RNA export factor 3 (The sequence of the model RefSeq protein was modified relative to this genomic sequence to represent the inferred CDS: inserted 3 bases in 3 codons; substituted 1 base at 1 genomic stop codon): MSALLGRSRTPCSAAATIATSHGLLTRLPLTHLGLSQAFCSAAAATAASSLTIGLDTTAKATPHREEQDVGVFTGEDVTTCPNTSFLAFTLHPTSSKMEMQQQLTLTWTHLSKILSDQSIPLGIKYDEKWLLKLIQKQCRXPFTLVEFDCVKMQAQFFVENASIAFSLXNANGKIWADDNERINIFVKPREAPXSLQKELKTEKVGHIKLTTDKQYGALPQSLSAQRLLFDSGVAVALFPLKLSNKKPQQLNVLSNTMLKTSSIKNLNLSSNEVKSAGLLNKGKGLEPEEMRDDSKPLCTTVPAFWSMSIQKCAPGIRAPPVCQDQERPALPPMLDGQDSRPPTIPGIEARKMLPRCMGSVFISDALESLVLPFLQHYYMIYDCGDXQGLLGAYHIEACFSLTSGVTFWPFSSEAPALSGLCEYAKDSRNIKELKDPCLRVQLLKHTQCDVLCSLCMLPRTQHDLSSFMVDTWLHMETILCFFVNRVFKEVEGTSQGSVHAFTRTFITTPASGSSLCIVNDELLVRDSRGIKTQSVLCIPAPTPCCSSMFTLSWEQQEMVQAFSTQSGMNTQ